ATCTAATATTTTAAAAGGTCTTAGTAATCCAGGTACTTCTTCGGTACATAATACAGCATCAGATAATAACTCAGGAGAAACTAGTAAAGTTTACAGTTTGGAAGAAGCTGGGGATTATATTGAAACAACCTATAATGGTATTACGGTTTATGTAAGAGAAAATTATCCTTACTATAATCCACAGAACGATAAAATTTATTATTCAAAAGAAGAAGAAGCAGAAGAGTTGTATCAATTATCTAAGGATATGACTAAGTCATCATTGAAGAGTTTAGATATCTAAATTTTAACTTTTTTTATATACAGGATTTAACTATTTTTTTATTATTTCTATGTTATGGTGTATATACTTAATTTTTATTTAATAAAGGGATGATTTTTTAGGGAATTAATTTATAATCTTTAATATTCCAGATTACAAAGAGTTTTAAACTATTAAATAATGAGATTAAAATCATCGCAAAAAAATATACATACTTTATTCAATCTATTAATGATTATATAATGATATATCTTAATATTAAAGTATACTAAGTAATTATAAGTATTTTTGGATATTATTATTAGTTTTTAAAATTCATTTTATTTATTTTAGAGAATATTATTTCTCATAATATGAACTAAGTAAAAATATTAAAAAAATACCAAATCATATATATGTAAACATATAAAAATAGTACATTATAAGAAAATCATATTTATGACATAAACATTATTAAGGAACAGCAAATATGAAAAATAAATCTAAAATCATGTTTTTATTTACATTACTTGTAACAAGTCTATTAGCAATAAGTACAGTTTCTGCTGCAGGTAACAGTTACTCAGGATTTCAAAATGTTTCAAATAGTGGATTGCAAATTCCGGATGAAAATGAAACAATCAGCCAGCAGATTAACATTTTAGAAGAACTAAGAAATGATTCAGACAATGAAACATATAAAGAATATGTATATAATGAAATAAAACGTCTAAAGTTAGAACAAATTATTTACAATAATCTGTCTGATGGTCAGGACTTCTTTAAAAATCCAAATAATCCATTTAACAGGGCTTTTAACTTAAATAATAGTTTTTCTCATATAGTTAGAGATAATAATTTTAATTATACTGGCTCTGATAATTTAAGAATCGATTCATCATATTGATTATTTCATAATCTTTTTTCCATATATTTTTTTATTATTTTTCTCCATTGAATATATTAAACATTTGTTAATCTTTTTTATTTTTAGTTGTAAATAATAATTCAACGTCTGTTATTATTAAACATAATTTTATATATTCTAATTTACAATATAATCATTAAGGAGGAATTAATCATGAAATGTTATGTATGTGCTCAAGAAGGAAAGGACACAGAAGCAGTAGCAATATGTATAGTGTGTGGTATGGGATTATGTGAAGATCACATAGTACGCGAAGAAATTGAAATGTGGACTGGAGGATACCCATTCCCAGCAGAGAAATTAGATGTAACTTTACCTAGGATCTTATGTAAAAGATGCTACGAAGCTTTACAAGCAAGTGAAAAGTAATCTTTTTTATCCATATATTAAAAAATTTCTATTTTTCTTTTTTAATTTTATTTTTTTCCATTTAACCAGTATTTTATCATCAATATTGAAAATAATGTTATTTTTTTGATATAATACTAGTTAAATTAATTTTAATAATTATAAAAAATGAACAGGGCTTGTTTTGTAATTTTTTATGTTAATCCATTGAAGTAGGTATCTGCTTCAAAGAATAAATATAATGTTATACTAATTATCCATTTATAATGAACATTGAAACCTATTATTATATATTTCTATAACTATTTCTAATTTTTTTAAAGACTTTAGAATATTTTTATTATTTTATATTTTTACATATATTACATATATATCAAGTGATTAATATTTTATGTTTTAGGAAGCTAGACTAGGTGGTATTATTTTTTATTAAAATTAGTTGTGTGTTTGAAATTTGTATAAAAAAAGAAATAAAATGGAAGAATTAGTTTTTTAGATTATTATATATTTATCCATCCACAATATGCATCAAGTGCAAATATAATTCCGATGAGTCCTGCTATGTATGTTCCTGCTCCTCCTAGAAGCGCTGCGAGTATAATATCGATGATTAGTATAACTACAAATAGGATTATCCAGTTATTTCCTTTACCTAATAGATATTGACCTATTCCTGGAAGGAATAATGAAATTATTGCTGCTAATATTTTGTTTTCCATATCTTTCACCTTTTTCAACATTGTTTATTTAATAGGGAGTTTATCTAATACAAGTTAATAATAATACAATATTACTAACTATTGTATATTATCATTCTTATTTTGTATGAGGTAATATATATATATGTATCTTTGTTATTTTTTTACTTTTTATAGTAAAAAGGAGTTTTTTGCTTTTCTGATGTTCTTGTTTTTTTGTTGTATTTTCTTGAAAAAAAAGCATTTTTGATTCGTTATACATAGATATTACGAAGCAAAAATACAAATAAAACCAAAAACAAAAAATCTCACCGCAAAAATACACTACTTCAACCTAAAAATCAAACACGCCATATACCCCAAACAACAACAAAAGATAATACTAGAAAACAATTTCAAGTGTAAATATGAAAAACCATACCCACACCTCAATACATGAAAAACAAAACTAATAAAAAAAATTACCTGTCCTAATCTTAACAAAATAAATCAAAAATTAATTTAATAAAAGTAGTTATTTAAATATATAAAAAATTAGATTTAAACCTAATTAAATAAAAAAAAGATTATGTAGTCAAAAGAACTACATATTCTTTATTTATCATCCAGAATAATTATCACTATAATTGTTAGAGTAGTTATTATTGTTTATCTCTTGATAGTTGTTGTTTGTTTTATTTTCAATAGTACTCTGGTCTGGTACTACTTCATCCATAGAGTAACCTCCCATTAGCTCACCATTTGGACTAACTTCAATATAAGTGTTATTACGGGAGTCGGTTACTACAATTTCTGGGATTTTTGAATAGTATGTTACACTAACATATGTCCAATCAGTATTAGGATACATTTTCCGTACTAGTTGTAATGCCTGACCTGCAGTAATATTGTATTTAAAGTCTCCAGTACTATTATGTGTGATTATTGTTTTATTATAATCTGTTGATGGTATGGTTGGATCGCCACCTTTTTGGTAATCATATTTGTATTCTTTATTTGTTTTCTGGTCTGGTACTACTTCATCCACAGAGTAACCTCCCATTAGCTCACCATTTGGACTAACTTCAATATAGGTGTTATTACGGGAGTCGGTTACTACAATTTCTGGGATTTTTGAATAGTATGTTACACTAACATATGTCCAATCAGTATTAGGATACTTTTTCTGTACTAGTTGTAATGCTTGACCTGCAGTAATATTGTATTTAAAGTCTCCAGTACTATTATGTGTGATTATTGTTTTATTATAATCTGTTGATGGTATGGTTGGGTCACCGCCTTTTTGGTAATCATATTTGTATTCTTTATTTGTTTTCTGGTCTGGTACTACTTCATCCACAGAGTAACCTCCCATTAGCTCACCATTTGGACTAACTTCAATATAGGTGTTATTACGGGAGTCGGTTACTACAATTTCTGGGATTTTTGAATAGTATGTTACACTAACATATGTCCAATCAGTATTAGGATACTTTTTCTGTACTAGTTGTAATGCTTGACCTGCAGTAATATTGTATTTAAAGTCTCCAGTACTGTTATGTGTGATTATTGTTTTATTATAATCTGTTGATGGTATGGTTGGGTCACCGCCTTTTTGGTAATCATATTTATATATATTGTTTGGTTCCTGTACATTATGTATTGATCCATTTAATACTGTTTTAACTATATTCTTATTGCCAGTTAAATTATTTGGATTTTGGTTATTTGTATTTGCAGGTAAATTGTTTGGGTTTGTGGTTATATTTTGATAGATTGTTCCTGTTTGGTTAGATTCTGCTGTGTTAATAATATTGTCGATTATATTCTGACTTTCCGATGTTATGTCTTTGTTTGAATTTTCATATTCCTTTTTTATTGGATTGTTTTGTGTTGTAGTTGTAATGATATTGTTCATAGTATTATGAGGTTTTGAAGTTATATTATTTTGATCATGTGTTATCATGCTACTTGCAGTATTTAATATGTCGCTAGGGCTATTACTACCGGGATTAGTAGTTGTTTTATTATTTTCAAAATAATATGCTGATGTAGCGCCTATAATAGCTATAATTATTAAAATTGGTATTATTTTTTTCCACATATTAAATCACACTCCTTAAAATGGTAATTCTGATAATAATTTTTGATTCCATGTTCTTATTTCATTACTAGATGTATGTCCAATAGTGTTACTATTACTTGTTGGATCTGCATCTACCCATGTATTGTTTAGGTATATTTTACACCAAACATGTCCTG
This genomic interval from Candidatus Methanosphaera massiliense contains the following:
- a CDS encoding DUF2180 family protein; this encodes MKCYVCAQEGKDTEAVAICIVCGMGLCEDHIVREEIEMWTGGYPFPAEKLDVTLPRILCKRCYEALQASEK